The genomic DNA GCGGGATGGCCTGTCCGCCCGCCGTCACCGGCAGGCGCGCGCCGCAGACGGCGATGAGCGTGTCTTCGGAGAAGACCACGCGCGGGCCGCCCAGCGTGCACTCCAGCACGGCGGCCTGTTCAGGATTGCCGACCAGCGCGTTGGCCAGCCGGTGCGACCACTCGTCCATGGGGCCGTTGACCGACACGCCGTACTGTTGCTGGCCATAGCGGCCGGTGTCCTGCAGCGTGCTGAGCAGGCCGGGGCGTTCGACTCGCATCGTACTCATGCGCGCGCCTCCTGCAGGTCCCGGTATTCCTCTGGCGTGACGGGGCGGAAATGAATGCGGTCTTCCAGGCGCAGGCGCGCGGGCGGCTGGGCTTGCGGATCGAAGAGGCCGAGCGGCGTGCGCGCGATGACGTTCCAGCCGTTGGGCGAGGCCGTCTGGTTGATGGCCGTGAGCCCGTTGGCGATGGAGATCGTGCCGGCTTCGACCCGCGTGCGCGGCGTGGCGCGGCGGCCGATCTGCAGGCGCGGGTCCAGCGGGCCGGCGAAAGGCTGGCCCGGCGTGAAGAAGAAGGCGTAGATCATGAACGGCGCCAGGCTGTGCAGGGCGATGACCTCTTCCACGGCCAGGCCGCAGTGCCGCGCCACGGTTTCCAGGTCGGGGCCGAATTCACCGCCATAACAGGCCGGGATCTCGATGACGCGGCCGGTGCGGGCGTCTTCGGCCAGGTCCTGTTCGAGCAGGCGCCACAGTTGCGCGGTGAGCTGTTCGGACGCCGGGCCCGCC from Orrella dioscoreae includes the following:
- the pxpB gene encoding 5-oxoprolinase subunit PxpB produces the protein MAETSPSLRDWQIEPVGDRCVLVRLGQVVDAGTSRTVHAVTRLLTASQLPGVVEVVPAFTTVAVHYQPRAFPREAGPASEQLTAQLWRLLEQDLAEDARTGRVIEIPACYGGEFGPDLETVARHCGLAVEEVIALHSLAPFMIYAFFFTPGQPFAGPLDPRLQIGRRATPRTRVEAGTISIANGLTAINQTASPNGWNVIARTPLGLFDPQAQPPARLRLEDRIHFRPVTPEEYRDLQEARA